A region from the Cannabis sativa cultivar Pink pepper isolate KNU-18-1 chromosome 9, ASM2916894v1, whole genome shotgun sequence genome encodes:
- the LOC133031022 gene encoding uncharacterized protein LOC133031022 isoform X1 — MSRPDPSPPRTTEAPAPSPPRGTDSPAPLHGVRRSSHPPPRTTQTEMAKSSKVPRLLLPVSEHYTGRVTWRGGSYYYPKVKAKFVQMQLLERVKEESPFNNFFEREPLAFSGALIHQLFMHKIKSDKDDEVHFYIAKKRCRFGRTEFALVTGLNLLRGPTEAEVSERATSDRLIVEYFNGDPSISIGRLRSVFESCTEKDDCYKLGLVLFVMGVLTGKEEKTLVPPFIIRMVEDLPFFYNYPWGKISFNLLKDTWSKDFVQKKKHMDEKIEKGTTQKESKYSAYGYAVALQYWAYESILELAEKFAIRRSHRFPRMVNWESKDAPLGKEEVIRLFAKRESLLIHCICLRLFIYFILI, encoded by the exons ATGAGCAGACCCGACCCCTCTCCACCGCGTACGACCGAAGCCCCAGCCCCCTCTCCACCGCGCGGGACCGATTCTCCAGCCCCCCTCCACGGCGTACGAAGGTCCAGCCACCCTCCACCGCGTACGACCCAAACGGAAATGGCCAAG tctTCCAAAGTTCCACGACTTTTACTGCCAGTGTCTGAACATTACACTGGTCGTGTTACTTGGCGGGGCGGTAGTTACTATTACCCCAAAGTAAAAGCCAAGTTTGTACAAATGCAGTTGTTGGAAAGGGTGAAGGAGGAATCCCCTTTCAACAATTTTTTTGAGAGAGAGCCATTAGCGTTTTCAGGTGCTCTTATCCATCAACTCTTCATGCATAAGATAAAATCAGATAAAGATGATGAGGTGCATTTTTATATTGCAAAGAAGAGATGCCGATTCGGCCGAACTGAGTTTGCCTTGGTGACTGGGCTTAATTTGTTACGTGGACCGACTGAGGCTGAGGTTTCGGAGAGGGCGACGTCAGACCGTTTGATAGTAGAATATTTTAATGGGGATCCATCTATCAGCATTGGTCGTCTGCGCAGCGTCTTTGAGAGCTGCACTGAGAAGGATGATTGTTACAAGTTGGGTTTGGTGCTGTTCGTGATGGGTGTTCTGACTGGGAAAGAAGAGAAGACCCTGGTTCCCCCATTTATCATTAGAATGGTTGAGGACCTCCCTTTTTTCTACAATTACCCGTGGGGGAAAATTTCTTTCAACTTGTTGAAAGATACTTGGAGTAAGGACTTCGTACAAAAGAAAAAGCATATGGATGAGAAGATTGAGAAGGGAACGACTCAGAAGGAGTCAAAGTATTCGGCCTATGGATATGCTGTAGCATTGCAGTATTGGGCTTATGAGTCCATCCTCGAGCTTGCTGAGAAATTTGCAATCAGAAGATCGCATCGCTTTCCCCGAATGGTGAACTGGGAGAGTAAGGATGCCCCACTCGGGAAAGAGGAAGTCATCAGATTATTTgcaaaaagagagagtttgTTAATTCATTGCATTTGCTtacgtttatttatttattttattttaatttaa
- the LOC133031022 gene encoding uncharacterized protein LOC133031022 isoform X2 has protein sequence MEELVIGNDGQPTQDSLRSQASKLALTLEQRAEEAGIFRDDTPPHSPPSGARSVPPSASMPDSASMPQSASIPSTSQPQVPISSAILARLERVEKEQLALKQGQTDILKGQNEIMGYLKTLLALMGDQRRPSTEAEPQPDAVSPGDEFILPNDYRPNDVEDVLQTPQNMSVTSIGDTQDSEVQVLETVPTPVEKRTKKRPRWFDEYTEMKKKMKPSTTNVNVDPLRPVDEKLLHSFRNWLVGTIGNKYPRDVFTGLCGVAWFSTLNTDKLWLSDGVSLLTKYYMLLFTAFYRC, from the coding sequence ATGGAGGAATTGGTTATTGGCAATGATGGCCAGCCTACTCAGGATAGTTTGCGCAGCCAAGCTTCAAAGCTTGCACTCACGCTAGAACAGCGAGCGGAGGAAGCTGGAATCTTCAGAGATGATACACCACCACATTCTCCACCATCAGGGGCCCGTTCTGTTCCACCGTCTGCCTCAATGCCCGATTCTGCATCTATGCCGCAGTCAGCATCTATTCCCAGCACCTCACAGCCTCAGGTGCCAATATCTTCTGCCATATTGGCAAGATTGGAGCGTGTTGAAAAGGAACAGCTTGCTTTGAAGCAAGGCCAGACTGATATTTTGAAAGGGCAGAATGAGATAATGGGTTACTTGAAGACCCTATTGGCTCTTATGGGAGATCAAAGAAGGCCCAGCACAGAGGCAGAGCCACAGCCAGACGCCGTGTCTCCAGGAGATGAGTTCATTCTTCCGAATGATTACAGACCTAATGATGTGGAAGATGTACTCCAGACACCTCAGAACATGTCGGTCACGTCCATTGGAGATACCCAAGATTCAGAGGTTCAGGTTTTAGAGACCGTTCCAACACCGGTGGAGAAGAGAACGAAGAAAAGGCCAAGGTGGTTTGACGAGTACaccgaaatgaagaagaagatgaagccaTCAACAACCAATGTGAATGTTGACCCACTTCGGCCCGTTGATGAGAAGCTACTACATAGTTTTCGAAATTGGTTAGTGGGAACCATCGGAAACAAGTATCCGAGGGACGTCTTCACCGGTCTGTGTGGTGTGGCTTGGTTCTCGACCCTAAATACAGACAAACTATGGCTTTCTGATGGCGTAAGTTTATTAACTAAGTATTATATGTTGTTATTTACTGCTTTTTACCGttgttaa